In Silene latifolia isolate original U9 population chromosome X, ASM4854445v1, whole genome shotgun sequence, the following proteins share a genomic window:
- the LOC141621428 gene encoding uncharacterized protein At1g66480-like, with protein MGNTLGGKKTTKVMKINGETMKFKTPIKVEDVVKDYPGHVVLDSEAVRHYGIRAKPLEPYSNLERKKLYFLVELPKFSHDHQHRVPRRVRSAIQMSAKDRLENLLLSKRSVSDLSIMGHATRIEVEAGPHNSAEGGLTASSGMRVKMRLPKAQVEKLMSQSRDREEVAERIINMCSSKMNQDSTRSNIVNSNENESKAISKGKAFVNGNNFFDQSIARSPTGYKKRVGFSPIHEVETGIAFAAS; from the exons ATGGGTAACACTCTAGGAGGTAAGAAAACTACCAAAGTCATGAAAATAAATGGTGAAACAATGAAGTTCAAGACACCCATAAAAGTGGAGGATGTCGTAAAGGACTATCCCGGTCACGTGGTGTTGGATTCCGAGGCCGTGAGGCACTACGGGATACGTGCAAAACCACTAGAACCGTACTCGAATCTCGAGCGTAAGAAACTTTACTTCCTAGTGGAACTTCCAAAGTTTTCACATGATCACCAGCACCGCGTCCCCAGAAGGGTCCGGTCAGCTATCCAAATGTCCGCCAAAGACCGCCTAGAAAACTTATTGCTTTCAAAGCGGTCTGTGTCAGACTTGTCTATTATGGGGCATGCCACAAGAATAGAAGTTGAGGCAGGGCCCCACAATAGCGCGGAAGGTGGTCTAACCGCCTCCTCCGGGATGAGGGTTAAGATGAGATTGCCTAAGGCTCAAGTTGAAAAGTTAATGAGCCAAAGTAGAGATAGAGAGGAGGTGGCGGAAAGGATCATAAACATGTGTtcatctaaaatgaaccaagATAGTACAAGGAGTAACATTGTTAATAGTAATGAAAATGAAAGTAAGGCAATTTCAAAGGGAAAAGCATTTGTGAATGGGAATAACTTTTTCGATCAATCGATTGCTCGTAGTCCGACAGGTTACAAG AAAAGGGT